In the Populus trichocarpa isolate Nisqually-1 chromosome 1, P.trichocarpa_v4.1, whole genome shotgun sequence genome, one interval contains:
- the LOC7486648 gene encoding urease accessory protein F yields the protein MEGKKEIDGAKEKPASTSFSLHWSQWQLIDSILPTGGFAHSFGIEAAIQARVILNPEDFQTYVIHVLENTGSLLLPYVYSAAMCPDLDNWRKLDRMLDATLTNEVSRKASVSQGSALMRVAAAVFTEIPSLKIMREMSLGSGIVAFHHAPVFGIVCGLLGMDSETSQRAYMFITLRDAFSAATRLNLVGPLGAAVLQHQVSIAAETMLKRWMNREVEDACQTAPLLDTLQGCHGYLFSRLFCS from the coding sequence atGGAAGGCAAGAAGGAAATAGATGGAGCAAAAGAGAAACCTGCTTCTACGAGTTTTTCTTTGCATTGGAGCCAGTGGCAACTGATCGATTCGATTCTTCCTACTGGTGGGTTTGCTCATTCGTTTGGTATTGAGGCAGCTATTCAAGCACGTGTGATTTTGAATCCAGAAGACTTCCAAACTTATGTAATTCATGTTTTGGAGAACACGGGAAGCTTGCTTCTTCCTTATGTGTACTCCGCAGCAATGTGTCCGGATTTGGATAATTGGCGGAAACTTGATAGAATGCTTGATGCTACTTTAACTAATGAAGTAAGTCGAAAGGCGTCTGTTTCACAAGGATCGGCGCTAATGAGAGTGGCTGCGGCTGTGTTTACAGAAATcccatctcttaaaattatgAGAGAGATGTCTCTTGGTTCTGGGATTGTTGCTTTTCACCATGCTCCTGTCTTCGGGATTGTTTGTGGGCTTCTGGGCATGGATAGTGAAACTTCTCAGAGGGCTTACATGTTTATCACATTGAGAGATGCTTTTTCAGCTGCAACAAGGTTGAATTTGGTGGGACCTCTTGGTGCTGCTGTATTGCAGCATCAGGTGTCTATTGCTGCAGAAACTATGCTAAAAAGGTGGATGAACCGTGAGGTTGAGGATGCATGTCAGACAGCTCCTTTGCTTGATACTTTACAGGGATGCCATGGctatttattttcaagattATTCTGCTCTTGA
- the LOC7486649 gene encoding transcription factor GAMYB isoform X1, with protein MCGRVLWHIHEMSSMMNGTEDNKRSKGRQDSPAADEVNGGGMVGGITPLKKGPWTSAEDAILIDYVKKHGEGNWNSVQKHSGLFRCGKSCRLRWANHLRPDLKKGSFTPEEENRIIELHANMGNKWARMAAELPGRTDNEIKNYWNTRTKRLQRAGLPLYPPEVCLRAYKMNKDGQNMGKLQTGDAHDPDMMLTDHFKIPEVEFKTLALNPGVLSYSTGLFDASASSMLKQGVGSSYGQGLVFPTIHPAKRFRESQTIFTGLDGSVSGGIPEFDQFTDYHRGKITGNFGLSSPYGCDLSNYDQSSCGVLPGSHAILNGNSSSSSSSEPIYRATKLELPSLQYSETQQDSWGTPASPLPSLESVDTFIQSPPTKETKSDGLSPRSSGLLEAVLYESRTLKYSKKCPGHQTSDAFVPIGCGVHSSPLNACAAEWELHADLNSPSGHSASSLFSECTPISGSSSDEQAYNVKPEPIDQVLPYVEAREVLNQTDCNRPDVLLGSTWFAPSNKYHNDQFFQTDDVAALLGGDQP; from the exons ATGTGTGGTAGAGTTTTATG GCATATTCATGAGATGAGCAGCATGATGAATGGGACCGAGGATAATAAGAGGTCCAAGGGTCGTCAAGATTCACCTGCAGCTGATGAAGTTAATGGTGGGGGAATGGTGGGTGGGATTACTCCTTTGAAGAAAGGCCCATGGACCTCTGCAGAAGATGCTATTTTGATAGACTATGTCAAGAAGCATGGAGAAGGGAATTGGAATTCTGTCCAGAAGCACTCAGGGCTCTTCCGATGTGGAAAAAGCTGCCGTCTGCGATGGGCGAATCATCTACGACCAGATCTGAAGAAGGGTTCATTCACTCCAGAGGAAGAGAACCGCATCATTGAACTCCATGCTAATATGGGAAACAAATGGGCTCGAATGGCTGCAGAG TTGCCTGGAAGGACAGATAACGAGATAAAGAACTACTGGAATACAAGAACAAAGAGACTGCAACGTGCTGGCTTACCACTTTACCCCCCTGAAGTTTGTCTGCGAGCATATAAGATGAATAAAGATGGTCAAAATATGGGCAAATTGCAAACAGGGGACGCACATGATCCTGATATGATGCTGACTGACCATTTTAAGATTCCGGAAGTGGAATTCAAAACTCTGGCACTCAATCCAGGTGTCCTGTCTTATTCAACGGGTCTTTTCGATGCTTCTGCAAGCAGCATGCTGAAACAAGGTGTAGGTTCATCCTATGGTCAGGGCCTTGTGTTCCCAACAATTCATCCTGCCAAACGCTTTAGAGAGTCACAGACCATATTCACTGGTCTTGATGGTAGTGTCAGTGGTGGAATACCAGAGTTCGATCAATTTACAGATTATCATCGCGGAAAGATTACAGGGAACTTTGGGTTATCTTCCCCATATGGTTGTGATTTGAGCAACTATGACCAGTCATCATGCGGTGTTCTTCCTGGCAGTCATGCCATATTAAATggcaattcttcttcttcatcttcttctgaGCCCATATATAGGGCCACGAAGTTAGAGCTCCCTTCACTCCAATATTCAGAAACTCAACAAGATAGCTGGGGAACACCTGCTTCCCCACTGCCTTCACTTGAGTCTGTTGATACTTTTATTCAGTCTCCTCCAACCAAGGAGACAAAGTCAGATGGTCTGTCACCAAGAAGTAGTGGTCTCTTGGAGGCAGTACTCTATGAATCACGAACTCTGAAATACTCAAAGAAATGTCCAGGCCACCAAACTTCAGATGCTTTTGTCCCAATTGGTTGTGGAGTGCATAGTTCACCTTTGAATGCCTGCGCAGCAGAATGGGAACTACATGCTGATCTTAACTCTCCTTCAGGTCATTCTGCTTCCTCATTGTTTAGCGAGTGCACCCCGATCAGTGGAAGCTCGTCGGATGAACAAG CATATAATGTCAAGCCTGAGCCAATCGATCAGGTTTTGCCATATGTTGAAGCGAGAGAAGTTCTCAATCAGACAGACTGTAACAGGCCAGATGTTTTGCTTGGCTCAACCTGGTTTGCGCCCAGCAATAAATACCATAATGACCAATTTTTTCAGACTGATGATGTAGCGGCACTTCTTGGTGGAGATCAACCGTGA
- the LOC7486649 gene encoding transcription factor GAMYB isoform X2, translated as MSSMMNGTEDNKRSKGRQDSPAADEVNGGGMVGGITPLKKGPWTSAEDAILIDYVKKHGEGNWNSVQKHSGLFRCGKSCRLRWANHLRPDLKKGSFTPEEENRIIELHANMGNKWARMAAELPGRTDNEIKNYWNTRTKRLQRAGLPLYPPEVCLRAYKMNKDGQNMGKLQTGDAHDPDMMLTDHFKIPEVEFKTLALNPGVLSYSTGLFDASASSMLKQGVGSSYGQGLVFPTIHPAKRFRESQTIFTGLDGSVSGGIPEFDQFTDYHRGKITGNFGLSSPYGCDLSNYDQSSCGVLPGSHAILNGNSSSSSSSEPIYRATKLELPSLQYSETQQDSWGTPASPLPSLESVDTFIQSPPTKETKSDGLSPRSSGLLEAVLYESRTLKYSKKCPGHQTSDAFVPIGCGVHSSPLNACAAEWELHADLNSPSGHSASSLFSECTPISGSSSDEQAYNVKPEPIDQVLPYVEAREVLNQTDCNRPDVLLGSTWFAPSNKYHNDQFFQTDDVAALLGGDQP; from the exons ATGAGCAGCATGATGAATGGGACCGAGGATAATAAGAGGTCCAAGGGTCGTCAAGATTCACCTGCAGCTGATGAAGTTAATGGTGGGGGAATGGTGGGTGGGATTACTCCTTTGAAGAAAGGCCCATGGACCTCTGCAGAAGATGCTATTTTGATAGACTATGTCAAGAAGCATGGAGAAGGGAATTGGAATTCTGTCCAGAAGCACTCAGGGCTCTTCCGATGTGGAAAAAGCTGCCGTCTGCGATGGGCGAATCATCTACGACCAGATCTGAAGAAGGGTTCATTCACTCCAGAGGAAGAGAACCGCATCATTGAACTCCATGCTAATATGGGAAACAAATGGGCTCGAATGGCTGCAGAG TTGCCTGGAAGGACAGATAACGAGATAAAGAACTACTGGAATACAAGAACAAAGAGACTGCAACGTGCTGGCTTACCACTTTACCCCCCTGAAGTTTGTCTGCGAGCATATAAGATGAATAAAGATGGTCAAAATATGGGCAAATTGCAAACAGGGGACGCACATGATCCTGATATGATGCTGACTGACCATTTTAAGATTCCGGAAGTGGAATTCAAAACTCTGGCACTCAATCCAGGTGTCCTGTCTTATTCAACGGGTCTTTTCGATGCTTCTGCAAGCAGCATGCTGAAACAAGGTGTAGGTTCATCCTATGGTCAGGGCCTTGTGTTCCCAACAATTCATCCTGCCAAACGCTTTAGAGAGTCACAGACCATATTCACTGGTCTTGATGGTAGTGTCAGTGGTGGAATACCAGAGTTCGATCAATTTACAGATTATCATCGCGGAAAGATTACAGGGAACTTTGGGTTATCTTCCCCATATGGTTGTGATTTGAGCAACTATGACCAGTCATCATGCGGTGTTCTTCCTGGCAGTCATGCCATATTAAATggcaattcttcttcttcatcttcttctgaGCCCATATATAGGGCCACGAAGTTAGAGCTCCCTTCACTCCAATATTCAGAAACTCAACAAGATAGCTGGGGAACACCTGCTTCCCCACTGCCTTCACTTGAGTCTGTTGATACTTTTATTCAGTCTCCTCCAACCAAGGAGACAAAGTCAGATGGTCTGTCACCAAGAAGTAGTGGTCTCTTGGAGGCAGTACTCTATGAATCACGAACTCTGAAATACTCAAAGAAATGTCCAGGCCACCAAACTTCAGATGCTTTTGTCCCAATTGGTTGTGGAGTGCATAGTTCACCTTTGAATGCCTGCGCAGCAGAATGGGAACTACATGCTGATCTTAACTCTCCTTCAGGTCATTCTGCTTCCTCATTGTTTAGCGAGTGCACCCCGATCAGTGGAAGCTCGTCGGATGAACAAG CATATAATGTCAAGCCTGAGCCAATCGATCAGGTTTTGCCATATGTTGAAGCGAGAGAAGTTCTCAATCAGACAGACTGTAACAGGCCAGATGTTTTGCTTGGCTCAACCTGGTTTGCGCCCAGCAATAAATACCATAATGACCAATTTTTTCAGACTGATGATGTAGCGGCACTTCTTGGTGGAGATCAACCGTGA
- the LOC7486650 gene encoding uncharacterized protein LOC7486650 produces the protein MDDHERELFQGDHYPAKVTAAKPVASQPLDPLASKSKFCFKIKIANSSKPSGDDREGSAADLHGPGYRVCEYCGKEFSSGKAWGGHKRHHLKNDKDLKKAKKLELTKIQREKTKKHELKLSKSNASRCNTIKAGDVSVASGGKPTCCLCAKVFPSMNSLFGHMRFHPDRGWKGTQPPSFSDKHSSSSSLSESAAGLEVDQIGLAMEKGLDDGVDLLASLSSWNKRDKRGRTLDPVEAVCDLDPVVAACNLIELSRDGTGQLEKKKIEEVRQSKKLKINDESATYKSFQPKNSGKPMDDQKAVAFDSEGGVSCWFNEEKGKTKRESDEQDDESHSMITKKKKKKMMMMNWMCKLNDSETSKGTGSYKIGCRSYDKAFPTFHAPGGHVPPGLANADRAELLDYNSNMDVKGHVLSSTEVKQSEEIEEEGSVPMGISSFQCDICHKTFPTGQALGGHKRCHWKGPVKATPSHEVALLGEASQNTSNTESSGEANQDGEPTRASACRLSFDLNMPYIMEDGQ, from the coding sequence ATGGATGACCATGAACGAGAGCTTTTCCAAGGGGATCATTATCCTGCCAAGGTTACTGCAGCTAAACCTGTAGCATCACAACCATTAGATCCCTTAGCTTCGAAATCGAAATTTtgtttcaagataaaaatagcTAACAGCAGTAAACCTAGCGGGGATGATCGTGAAGGTTCAGCTGCTGACCTACATGGCCCTGGTTATCGGGTGTGTGAATATTGTGGTAAAGAATTTTCATCAGGGAAAGCGTGGGGAGGGCATAAGAGACACCATCTCAAGAACGATAAAGATCTcaagaaagctaaaaaattaGAGCTTACCAAGATCCAGCGTGAAAAGACGAAGAAGCATGAATTAAAATTGTCGAAGAGTAACGCTAGTAGATGTAATACCATCAAAGCTGGTGATGTGAGTGTGGCTAGTGGAGGAAAACCAACCTGCTGTTTGTGTGCTAAAGTTTTTCCTTCGATGAATTCTCTGTTTGGCCATATGAGATTCCATCCTGATAGAGGCTGGAAGGGGACTCAGCCGCCTTCATTTTCTGACAAACACAGTAGCTCCTCTAGTCTTTCTGAATCTGCAgctggattagaggttgatcaGATTGGTTTAGCTATGGAAAAAGGTTTAGATGATGGTGTTGATCTACTCGCATCCCTCTCAAGTTGGAACAAGAGGGATAAGCGAGGGCGGACCTTAGATCCAGTTGAGGCTGTGTGTGATCTGGACCCAGTTGTGGCTGCTTGTAATCTGATAGAACTATCTCGCGATGGTACTGGCCaattagagaagaagaagattgaggaAGTTCGACAAAGCAAGAAGCTAAAGATTAATGACGAATCAGCAACTTATAAatcttttcaaccaaaaaacagCGGCAAACCAATGGATGATCAAAAGGCGGTAGCTTTCGACAGTGAAGGGGGAGTTTCGTGTTGGTTTAATGAAGAGAAAGGCAAGACGAAGAGGGAGTCAGATGAACAGGATGATGAATCTCACAGTATgatcaccaaaaagaaaaagaagaagatgatgatgatgaactgGATGTGCAAGTTGAATGATTCTGAAACTTCAAAAGGCACTGGATCATATAAGATTGGATGCCGCAGTTATGATAAAGCGTTTCCAACATTTCATGCTCCAGGAGGTCATGTACCACCAGGCCTTGCCAATGCAGATAGAGCTGAACTGTTGGATTATAACTCCAACATGGATGTGAAAGGCCATGTTCTTTCTTCCACGGAAGTTAAACAGTCAGAAGAAATTGAAGAGGAGGGCTCAGTCCCAATGGGGATTTCCTCCTTCCAATGTGATATATGCCATAAGACATTCCCCACCGGGCAGGCACTGGGAGGTCATAAGAGATGCCACTGGAAAGGGCCAGTTAAAGCTACTCCATCACATGAAGTAGCTTTACTAGGAGAAGCAAGTCAAAATACTTCTAATACAGAATCATCTGGAGAAGCCAATCAAGATGGAGAACCTACTCGGGCCAGTGCTTGTAGATTAAGCTTCGACCTGAACATGCCCTACATCATGGAGGATGGACAATAG
- the LOC7486651 gene encoding elongation factor 1-beta 1, with product MAVTFSDIHTESGLKSLDEYLAGKSYISGDQISKDDIKVYGAVLENPGDAFTNASKWYDSVSSQLASSFPGKATGVRVGAAAAAPVEAAPAKEAAGDDDDDDLDLFGDETEEDKKAAEEREKAKKGSSKKKESGKSSVLLDVKPWDDETDMVALEKAVRSIEMPGLFWGASKLAPVGYGIKKLQIMLTIIDDLVSVDSLIEERLTVEPCSEYIQSCDIVAFNKI from the exons aTGGCAGTCACTTTCTCAGATATCCACACAGAATCCGGCCTCAAATCCCTGGACGAGTATCTCGCCGGAAAATCTTATATCTCCGGAGATCAGATTTCCAAAGATGACATCAAAGTTTACGGTGCTGTTTTGGAGAATCCTGGTGATGCTTTCACTAATGCTAGCAAGTGGTATGACTCTGTTTCTTCACAGCTTGCTTCAAG CTTCCCAGGAAAAGCCACCGGTGTAAGAGTTGGTGCCGCTGCCGCTGCTCCCGTTGAAGCTGCCCCTGCCAAGGag GCTGCTggtgacgacgacgacgacgacttGGATCTTTTTGGTGATGAGACTGAAGAGGACAAGAAGGCAGCAGAGGAGAGGGAGAAAGCTAAAAAGGGATCCTCCAAGAAGAAAGAGA GTGGAAAATCTTCTGTTCTCTTGGATGTGAAGCCATGGGATGATGAGACAGACATGGTGGCGTTGGAGAAGGCAGTTAGGAGTATTGAGATGCCCGGTCTCTTTTGGGGAGCAT CAAAATTGGCTCCAGTTGGCTATGGAATCAAGAAGCTCCAGATCATGCTTACCATCATCGATGACCTTGTATCAGTGGATTCCCTCATTGAGGAGCGTCTCACAGTCGAGCCTTGCAGCGAATATATTCAGAGCTGTGATATTGTTGCCTTCAACAAAATCTAA